The following nucleotide sequence is from Mangifera indica cultivar Alphonso chromosome 1, CATAS_Mindica_2.1, whole genome shotgun sequence.
AAAGAAAAGTGATATATATCTATAGAAAGGGCGAGGTGAAGAGGGCTAGCTAGCTAgggtttataaattttgaaattgatggATTGTAAAGGGGTGGATATTCTGCGTGTTCTCGCCTATCATTGATCTCAAGTGACTCAGCTACGAAGACACTTTTGTCTGTCTACCATTGTTGACTACGTACCTAACTTGACTCAATATCTCATTAAATGGAGAATGAGTTGTGTAAAAGCACTATATAAAGCACATATtcataaggccaaaggactatttcccaatCAAAGTATGCGTATTTCCCAAGTTTTCCTCTGTTAGtccattagttatatcattttttctcctaaaccttaaaaattaataatttcaccccaacccaagttttaaaaaacagtattttcccttctagggtttccaattttcatatttaatttttcaatactgtttcttcctctctgacgACCTCCAAGTAATAACTCTTCCTCTTCAACATAGTCTTCTTCCGAAGGCTCTCCTAGGAGTGGTCATCAACGAAGACGAGGTCTCCATCGACGACGAAGACTCCTCGTCGACGAAGACCTCGTCTTCATCAGAGAAGAAGACAACTAGTCTTCGTCGATGACTGCTCTCAAGAGAGCTGTCGGAAGAAGATTGTGCTGGAGAGGAAGAGTCGTCGTTTGGAGGTCGTCGAAGAGGAAGAGTCGTCACCTGGAGGTCGtcaaagaggaagaaacaatatcaaaaaattgaatctaaaaactAGAagccctaggggggaaatgttgttttttaaaacttgggttagagtgaaattattagtttttagggtttaaggggaaaaataaatcaaatttaagtttattttttataatatagacaaaatgatgattttatctttaaaaccaTTAGTTTTAACAGTGCACGGGTAgacaaatgagatttttaaagttaacagggGAAAACTTGGAAAATgtgcataccttgggtgggaaatagtcctttggcctattcaTAAACAAAAACCAATGACCGGTAAGGGTTATTACTAGATCATTTGTTCCAAAAGATGGGTTACTCTCGGAAAGGAGGACgttgtaattataattagtatataattaaatatattattctcttgtataaataatagatataacAATCTATCAGTAAAAATATTCATTCCAACGGGAGAGAtgaaaaaatgttgaaatgaaAAGTTCTGTCTTGAGcatcaaactaaataaataaaaatagttttttgttaTTCATAGCGATGGAATGGAATATTACCTTTGAAATCATTATAAGTTGTTATGCCTTTCTCAATTTTTTCCTTATAAATTGGAAATAAACGTCATAAGCTTATCTTCTGCATAGctagtaataatttaaaacaaagagCGCTTTTTTTGGGACCAATTTCGTCATCTTACTAAAAGagcttttaattaataattgtttattagaATTTACACAAGTGAAaagaattttagataaataattatatatatatttatatgtcacatcatatatatatatatatatatacacacatatatcgAGATTTTCAGTTCATAGGGGTTGATGAAAAGGACTTAGTTTTATTTCCATACAAAATATAGGTAGGACGGCGTTTAAACCAGCATGCGCATGGACATGCTAGTATAAGTACATGAAACAGAAATTCTACGTGCCGACTTAATTAACCCCCTGATTCAAAGACCTTAATAAATAGTACACACATGACCATAATGTAGATGTTTATATATGCttttgtttttagggtttttccaggTGCTGTTGGTAGTCGGACATGGTTCTTATTAGTTCCAGTACTAGGGTTAATGGCCAATACCACCAGGACTGTTACCAGATGCCGATGGTCGAACATCATCTTTGTCAACGTCACTAGGATTTGTTGGATGAAAGTCTTCTTTGAGCTCTGCAGAAATCTGGTGCAAATTGGTGTTGCTGCTGACATGCTTCgttgtttcttcttccttctccttGTTCTTTAACTGTCTTCCTTCAGCCAAAAGAATTGCATGGCTGCAGACAATTAAAGCTAGGAGGATAACACATTTGTTCATGGCTCGGTTATCCGCCATCTTTGCAGAAGGGAGGAATTGCTTAAACGAGTGAAGAAAGGAATAGCTATAAGGAGGTAGGATATAGCAAGCTCTTGTCCCTATTATAGGCATTTATAGGCCTGCTGGCGTCAATAAACGCATAGGATTATATCAAGATATCTCACCGTTGTTTGCGTGTTAATTcttcttatattttatcttctacTTTCGGCCGCATCAGCAATCACacagtaatatatatttaaaatttgtcttGAATGAAACAGCAATGAGGTGTCACGACACATGACCAACTTAAGATTTATCTTGAATCTATTACCTTGACCAATCAATTAATGAGCTGACATTTTGGCAAACGTCAGTTTTAAATGTTGAGATAATTTAATGATCAATTTCGTTACAATGGCATACTGTGTTTATGAGCTATATTTAAGAGTAGTCAGGTAGTCATCCGGGCACTGCCAGCACCGAAATGCACCAAAAAGTCAGGGATTCTCCTGTTTTATCCACTCGCAGATGCATAGTCTTCTATTGGATCTCTCCTGTGCAAGGTAAATAATTCCTTTTGGACGGCAAATTCAAGTGAAACACATCATCTCTCCTCAAACTGTTCgagattttattgtttatggtCGCTGAAACGTTCCttaatgtgaaaattttaaataattttcttcaacaTTCTTGAATTAATATCTCTGAACATATTCTTACCAAAGATGGGCATGGAGATTCCAATTTCAAATTTAGCTTTGTGAGATAGTGAGatctttactttttatattataacaatatcagCAAGGTTATATGCGGTaacaataagaaataatttgcatattattgatgatatttcactaattatttaaatattattttatttttaattagaatcatTCATTCGATGTTATAATAACACgttataattaatagataaattaataattgttaTACAATTAAATTGAACACTTCAAAGTCAATCAAACACAACATAGctctttagtttaaattcaaaaattaaaacccaTGACAAATGATCAACAACTAGATGATATCAAATCTGTTATTGATAAAATGGAGGTTCTCTTGCAGTTTTATTTAAAAGAGGGGTTCAATCGAATACTACAACACAATATTTTCGTAACAATCATTCAAAAAGATGTTaactatcatataaataaaaatatcattgatatagacataactttttttcatttaaattcaaatcacgGGTCAAAACGCAAAGAGGTTCAAATATACTTTTCCCTTCAAGAAAACACATAAACAAGGAAGGAAAAGAGAGGGAGGACAAGGAGGAGAGGAAAgatcaaaatataatacaatataaaacaattttttttgtgttattcCTGTATTATATTCATACTAATGAGAACATTGTAACTGCAAGTATCTTGATTGTTAAGTCGaactacataaaaaattttatttatctcaaTTCAGCTCTTTGTATATCTATAACTTATCTTACAcaagatataaaattatgtttattagtTGATgacaaaaaatctcatcaacaatAATCTTTGTTAATTCAtgcaattttattataacaaaaataataatagcaaCATGGGCAAATTGGAAAGCATCCAAGTCAAGAATAACAGCTGAAATGTGCATCCAGTTTAGGGGACAAACAAAGTGTCCTGATCgagaattatttgattaatgtgTCCCTGAGGAAGCATCACATGGCCTAATGGCTACTGGGGCTTGGTATGTTTGTCCAAACATTTCTCTCACATCTTTTTCTAAAATGGTCCATCCTTGATCCTTCCACAGATCACAGTCATACTTAGTCTTCCTTCCAATGGTAGGCCATGGCCCATCTCCACCCCCCCAACCCACCCCCAcccacccccccccccaaaaaaagaaaaacaccaCAACTTCAAAATTCATGTAAATTGTAATGGGTCAATTAGGCTAAATTTAATCTAAGTTATTTAAGATTTGATCgaatgaattgaattcaaacccAATTATTAGACtcgtttttataaataagtgaagtttgaattgatctaaatattcaaattaaggtAATCTTATCTCATATTCGAATTGAGTTaacttaattttgtaaatttgttaaaaattctTTAGCAAATCCATCTTTTTTTGACTTCTTTCTCCAACTATTGTTCTTACTCTTTATCTCTCgtaatctttattttcttctctgataattttttaatgattcatTTAATAACGTATCACTAGTTTGAAActtaatttagttaaattttgaaaattcaaattgaacttcaCCTAATGTACGtaaaaaaccaaatttgaacatttttatcataaaacaactcaaaattaaagataCCTATTTAGAATTGGTGGTTACAATATCTCATGAAACACACATATGAAAAAGGGAGAAAAGTAGTTTACTTGAAATCCACCCTAACACTCACCTAGAATTAGTGGTTGGGAGAAAGAGAGAGTGATGACATTCATATTTTATGCTGTATATGGGTGAGACATGACATCTTTACATTATCCAAATATAATTActtcataaataacattttaaaatcttGCAATAAGGTGGGtccaaaattatcatattacaaTCACATGTGATGCCAATAGCCTAATTATCAACTAGTAATATTTGATGTATTGacttataattatcaataaatattaataaattgatgtatcattatcaattaaaaaaaatagttaataaaatgagttttaatGTTGGTATTGACATCGAGTTTCTTAAGTTGAAAGACCCGTTAACTCAATTTAACTCAGCtctaatttcaaataattttgaattaaaaataaaattatagatgatttgaaccaaactagtttaacttgatttaatGTTTtgcttaatttgagtttgatcttCAGTTCGACAACTTAACccaaattcgatttgaatcccCTTCGATGATATTGCTAATGATGACagtatgattaattatattcatgatatTGTTCATATAGTTGGTGTCATTGTTCATCATATCGATAActctttgatgatattttttatcaacTCAAACCGGTTCAAGCTAATCATTATAAAGTTGAGACAAGTTTGAACTAACTCATATTCGAGTTTAGTTCAACTGTAATCTAACTCGGGATATATTTTAAATGAGCCGGGTCAAGTTCAATTGCCAACTAGAGTagattaaacttaaaataagttTGACTTAGATATAAACTCAAGGCTAGGGGTTTTGTAATgctaaacttgagtttagggttattaaactttttaactTAGAAGAGTATGAATAAAaaatcgttttgatcaatatatatcaaaattcatgattttcacTAATTTTTAGCTTGATTACTGTATCAAATCAAgattaaatgaataatataattaaacttgaatttgaatttgactttctTTAAATAGAATTGGTTTAAAAGAAGCGTATCAAGTTTAAGTCTAACACGATCCAgactttttcaattaaattgaatttaagttgtaAAAACTAGAATTTAACTATACCCAGATAAATGATACAATTAAATCACCTCATTCAATGACTAATTAATTACCGCTAAAAGGCAAGTGAATAGATATTTAGctgtaaatttaaaatcaaaaatagAAACATGGAAAATTTCCGAATTTAGCTTTGCATGTGCCACTACTACTGCTTTGTGTAGCGGGTAGATGAAGCCAATTAATGTGAAATGATGAGCAGCTCGAGGAACCTTACGGCGGGAATGCAGTTACAGAGCCACCACCGTGGCCAAAGGTTTTTTACCGTTGGATTGTCTTCGAAGGACGTGTCAGACGAGAACCAGCTTGACCTTTTCTCCAAGACTCGTCGTACTCTCTCCATTGCGTCCTCCGATGATTCTTCTGATGGTGGTGAGTGATTTTTTTGGAATtcgggtttttgtttttttgaggAAACGGTGCcgttttttggttgaaaaaattgaatttacagTTTCGGTGAAGTTGGGGAGAGTGTCAGTTGGATCAGCGAAATTGACGAGGAGTGGGATTGACGATCTGTTGTCGTCTAATGAAGGAGGAAAGCACGATTATGACTGGTAAAGTTTTAACTTTTGTAATATTGATATGCTTATTGTTTCAAAGTTTAGATCTTTACAGACATTTAAGTGAGTCTTTGTGGTTGATGTGGCTTTCATCAGTGAGGTGTTTATCATTGTTGAAACAGCTAGCGAATCAGCTAAATATTTAGATGACATTTACAGGGCtgactattttttttatctgtttAAAAATTAGGCTTCTTACTCCTCCTGGTACTCCTCTTATTCCTTTATCCGATGGAAGTGAATCTCAGCCGGTCCAAGTTGCTCCTAGAAGCAGTTCCTTGGCTAGATCTGTTTCTACTACAAAGGCTTCAAGGGTATGCGTTTTCTTCTTTATGTTAACTCTTCCCCCTGCCCTGGTTCGATGGACAGATGTTAGACTCAACATTTGCAGTGTGATTGTTCTTCTCCTTTGGTTGGGAGGAGGTGGGGTGGATTAAATGTTTAATGAGCCTAAAGACAAACAACATAATTGGTTGTCCAAGATTCAAACAGTTGACAATAATTAATTGAGAGTATATATTCCTGTAATTTGGCTTGCATTTAATTAATCTTGAAGTTTGTGAGTGTGATCGATTAGAATCTTTTGCGGTCTGCATGTTTCAGCTATTGGTATCGGAAAGTAACCATTCCACAAGACCAGCTAGAAGCAGTTCAGTGACCCGCACTTCGGTTTCCTCTTCACAACGTAGTACTTATACTTCTAATAGAGGACCTTCAATCCTCAATACTAGCTCAGCTTCAGTCTCATCTTACACTAGACCAGCCTCTCCGAGTACACGTGCTGCATCAAGACCTTCCACACCATCTTCCCGTTCAACCACATCCAGATCTTCAACTCCTTCTAGAAACCGTCCTTCTCCCACCAACTTTTCTGTAGACAGGACCAGACCAATCCAAAATTCAAGGCCATCAGCTCCAAGTTCTAGGCCTCAAATCCCTGCAAACTTGAATTCCACAGCATCCCAATCAAACTCCCGTCCATTAACTCCCACTCGTCAGAATCCAGTTTCTTCCATAACTCCAGCAGTGAGTCCATCCACTTCAGTCGGCCGTGTTATGTCAAATGGGCGTACTTCTGGACCAGCATCTCGAACAAACTCCCCAAGCCCCCGAGTTCGGCCCCCACAACAGCCAGTTGTTCCTCCTGATTTTCCTCTTGACACACTGTCAAACCTTAGAACAACTTTGCCACCAGACAGGTCAGTGTCTGCAGGTAGGTCCAGGCCAGTATCTGTAACTGTAAAGGGGAACCCAGAAGCTGCTGGCTCTGCAAATATGCCAAGAAGACATTCATCACCCATTGTGTCAAGGGGAAGACTCATAGACTCCCCTGGAAAGAATCATACTCTTGCCAACGGGCATGCTGAGATGCCGAACTCTCAAAGACATGTCTCAGAGTTGTTGATGCGGAAACCTGCGAAGCCCTCAACTATTATTCCAGAGAGCACTGAATTTGGGAGGACAATATCCAAAAAATCACTGGACATGGCCATTAGGCATATGGTATGGATTTTCCtctttatcattttatgatatattgattcatatGGTTGCaatgtgaaaaataatatcaaccaGCTTAACCAAATGGTTTGGTGTACACAGAGACATCTGGAGATTAATTACCCATCTGGTTTTTGCgtcattttttcttttggttggtTTTCTCTTAGTAGTCACTTTTAATATCCCCTACCTGAACTGAAATGGAATGGAGAAGAAAAACAATACATCAGGATTTTGCCAAATGTTAATGctaatattcaattttaaatcagCTCTCTAATACATGATTAGATATGAAATTTCTATCCAAAAAACCCATTTCTGTGGAACAAGTGATTTCATGATAACTAGTAGAGGACCCACTATTATAGAAGTTGGTTATTTCTTGGCTGCTGGAATGATTATTGTCTCAGTCATAGTGCAACAACATTTGCATTTCTATCAATCACAACTTCTAAGAAACCGAAgattaatttcatatatagtTGCTTGGAAATGACTGGAGAAATCTTTTTGTTTCTTGCCCATGCCAGTTGATGTTTTTACTTTAAAGATATCAGCTAGGTAATTCCCTTGTGTCTGTAGTGGCAGTTGGTTAGCTTAGAGATTTGAGTGGGTGCTTATATCCATGGCTTGTGTAATAGCCTCTTCAGGGGGACATAACAGCGGTAGGTTTTGTTATTACTGCTAGTAAAAAGTAAGAGAGTTCATTATCTTAGCTTGCAAGTTAATAGAAATTCTTTCTGCTGTCTGAGAGATGCTATGTCACCTGAGATAAATCCTAACCATATACATCTATATCTGATGTAGGATATAAGAAATGGTTCAGGGAGCATCCGTCAACTTTCAGGCACTACCCTTTTCCCACAGAGTATTCGGTCTGCCACTTCTAAAACCCATTCTGCTCAAGCTCTGGAATCTGTAAACATGAATGGAGGCCTCCAAAATGGGGGTATTTCAGAGAGAGGAAACAGCATCAGCAGAAGCGGTGAAAATGGAAATGGAAGTGGTGCAAATGTTGGACGATACTCCACAAAGTTGAGTGATGTAGGCATCTATGAGAGCACCCGTTATGATGCATTACTATTTAAAGAGGATTTGAAGAACACAAATTGGTTGCATAGTATCGATGATAAATCCGATCAAGGACTGATTTTTGATAATGGATTCGATCCACTGCCAGAGCCCTTCAGCCTGTTGTAGCATATCTGAGAATTggtattatttttctctttggtaatttttaaattatatcctaTGCTCTTACAAGTATTTGATTGCTTTTGAAGAATGGAATCTGTCGACTTCTATCACTAGAACACCTGAGTCTATGAGGTAGTATTTTTCTACAAAAGGTAATGGATCTATCATCTGTCTTCAATTATTTGCATTTATATGCTTCAAATGTGTAAGTATATCAAGCATCACGGTAAACTTGCCTAAGTTAATGTCTTGGCTAAGGGTAGATTTGTGTCAAACTTGCTCGGGCTCAAACGAGCTGAATTTGAGTTGGAGTTCCTGTTTAatagtttgacttaaattcaactcattttgtTTACATTGTTGGTAGCATTGTTCATTGCACTGAcaattttatgatgaaattatGCATTAGTTCGCTTAAGCTTGAGATAGAcattaaaaatttgagttaaacttgagtGGATCTCTTTTTAAGTTTGGCTTGAATCTACCCCTAGCCTTGCACCCATTGATAGCAAAATGGCTAACCAACCCTCGTATAGGTAGTGCGTTTCAGCATTGTCCAATTTAGGGTTAATTGATTTGGCAGGTGAATGATTATACTTTTTAGCGGATTTCAACTTTCATGACCATTGTATTAATAACCTTTTGTGGTTCTAGTTTAAACACAATCAATGAATAAGAGTATGCCATTTTCATTTGAGAATGCCAGTTTCATGGGTTAAAGGTTTTCTTTTCCAATAATTTGAATAATCCAAGTTTGATCTCAAACCAATCattctaaatttgatttaaacttgaaCAGATCttacttgaatttgattcgacTCAAATTCATCTCTATATGCAAGAGTATTGGAAATGCCACAAGGgatttttatgtttgattttattatagttCAACAAACCTTAGTTGGTTTGCGGTGGTTATGAAATAGACgtattatttgaatttcttttcaacaacttttgTAATCTTCTACTATCCATTAATGTTAAAAGTATGTACTGttccatttttagatttttatttgtcTATTTGTTCAGAGAAGGTTTTTAATGTGTCAACAGCTTATgtacaatatttttttgatagagtaatactatatacacttaattttgagtatataattgaatattcagataatatatctcaaaatcatttaatcatatgatgatacattttttaaataccCGATTAAGTCATCAAAACTGGGTAtacattgttttgttgtttcTGATAACTATGATGAATTCAGTCTTTTTCTTAGTTGGCTATGAGTTGCATGATATGTTTGGGCTCAATAATTGTCTAACTTCTTTTGTATGCCTTAATAGAAAAAGTAATGTGACCTACTTCAACACTTTGTGGTAAGAAATCAAAGGAGATTTAATAATGCACGTGACttcaatttgtatatttatgtgGTGGTTTCAACTACTTCCTCTGCTACCTATAAATTCATACATTAATGTGATacccttttgaaaaaaaaggttCATCcattattctattatatcttaGACTAAGGTGGATTGGAGTTGAGTTAAACTAGAATAAGagttaatttagatttaaaacaaTCAGTTTGAAATCGAATTCCAATTTTTTGAAtcggtgaagaagaagaaaaattatttaaacaaaggaagaagaataagaatTGTTGATTAGATAAGCTTCCGTTtgaattgaacaataaaatctgAATTAAACAATTCGGATTGAATCTACCTCAAATTGGGACCCTCATAAGttgtaatactatatgtattatTGCTAGCTCCTAAACACAATaatactagtttttttttttttaaagtatttacaTTGATTATAATTACAATACTAACCTTATTAATGGTGATAATAATGCTTCAtgttcatttattaaaaaagtaaaattatatgtactaaGTTTGAGCTTCTCTAACTATATATCGAGTTGAATTCGGCTTGCATCAATTatgttgagtttgagttaaatattaaatttatttttataaaataagttaaatttgaatatatataaatatttaaattcaaattgattaagattgaatccaaaattaaattattttgtaattgattttgatactcaactcatcattttaaattgataattcaagTTTTGCCGGATAGAATTCGACCCTAATTGCATAAagtctttttttccttttcaacatAATTTGTCACCTTCCATTTGAGGCCACAATAATTAAATACTACACATGGGGACACTGGCATGGGGCATAAGGCATCACTTTATGGGCACATTTCATAATCCAACTTTGTCCTTTTTCATTTG
It contains:
- the LOC123215086 gene encoding integrator complex subunit 6 homolog — translated: MMSSSRNLTAGMQLQSHHRGQRFFTVGLSSKDVSDENQLDLFSKTRRTLSIASSDDSSDGVSVKLGRVSVGSAKLTRSGIDDLLSSNEGGKHDYDWLLTPPGTPLIPLSDGSESQPVQVAPRSSSLARSVSTTKASRLLVSESNHSTRPARSSSVTRTSVSSSQRSTYTSNRGPSILNTSSASVSSYTRPASPSTRAASRPSTPSSRSTTSRSSTPSRNRPSPTNFSVDRTRPIQNSRPSAPSSRPQIPANLNSTASQSNSRPLTPTRQNPVSSITPAVSPSTSVGRVMSNGRTSGPASRTNSPSPRVRPPQQPVVPPDFPLDTLSNLRTTLPPDRSVSAGRSRPVSVTVKGNPEAAGSANMPRRHSSPIVSRGRLIDSPGKNHTLANGHAEMPNSQRHVSELLMRKPAKPSTIIPESTEFGRTISKKSLDMAIRHMDIRNGSGSIRQLSGTTLFPQSIRSATSKTHSAQALESVNMNGGLQNGGISERGNSISRSGENGNGSGANVGRYSTKLSDVGIYESTRYDALLFKEDLKNTNWLHSIDDKSDQGLIFDNGFDPLPEPFSLL